One genomic region from Bacteroidota bacterium encodes:
- a CDS encoding DUF1643 domain-containing protein: protein MTWITDEHRGAVFGGEREKRKISKSSPLTMIQPHRYTLWRRFKEGADISNMAAFIGLNPSTATPEKLDPTVSKCEYWAQHWGFEGFVMLNLFSYRATDPTAMLKHEDPTGDPENLAAIVSVSKQAGLVVACWGNDGQHMDRGTAIKAALGGVELRCLKLNMTGEPKHPLYHKKAVALDDLVTV from the coding sequence ATGACCTGGATTACCGATGAACATCGCGGCGCTGTTTTTGGCGGCGAGCGCGAGAAAAGGAAAATCAGTAAAAGCAGTCCTTTAACCATGATTCAACCGCACCGTTATACGTTGTGGCGTCGTTTTAAAGAGGGGGCAGACATCTCCAACATGGCTGCGTTTATCGGACTCAATCCGTCTACGGCAACACCTGAAAAACTCGACCCCACTGTCAGCAAATGTGAGTATTGGGCGCAGCATTGGGGCTTTGAGGGATTTGTGATGCTCAATCTCTTCAGCTACCGCGCAACCGACCCTACAGCCATGCTGAAACATGAAGACCCAACCGGCGACCCGGAGAATTTGGCTGCGATTGTATCTGTAAGTAAACAAGCCGGCCTGGTCGTAGCCTGCTGGGGCAACGACGGGCAGCACATGGACCGGGGCACAGCGATCAAAGCTGCGTTAGGCGGCGTTGAGCTCCGCTGCTTAAAGCTAAACATGACCGGCGAACCCAAGCACCCGCTCTATCACAAGAAGGCTGTGGCGCTGGATGATCTGGTTACGGTTTAA